The genomic segment GGGCGAGGAGAGGAACCAAAAACTGTTCAACGTTCAAAAAACATGAGATGCTGGATACTGGATACCGGTCACGGGAGGGAGGGAGACGGTACAACTATTTTCTCCGGGGGAACTAAGACTGTTCTGCCGCTGCGCCATACCACTATGGGGTACCTCTCCGTTTGTGCTCGGCAATGGCTTCAGCAACGGCTTCTTTCAATGCCATCTCGGCTTTTAGGTACATTCCACTTACAACTGCACCACATAAGATAACATGTAGGACATGACGGGATTTTCTGGTAGAGTGAAGCACCACCAACACTCAATCCGGAAAGGAGCCCACCATGCCCTACCATCATCTTACCATAGAAGAGCGTTATGTCATCAGTCATTTGAAGGTTGCCGGTTTTTCTCTCAGAGAGATCGGGCGTCGTCTCGGACGACACCATGTCACTATCAGCCGCGAGATCGCCCGAAACGGTCCTGAGTACCCTGAAGACGTATACTGGTACGATTTTACTCACCCCAGGGCAATCGAGAAACGTCATAAAGCAAGGCATCACCGAAGGAAGAGTCAAGACGGGTTGCGGGCTTATATTGAAATAAAGATCAGACTCGACTGGTCGCCGGAAGCAATTGCTGCCCGATTGAAGTTTGAGTATCCGGACGATGAAGGGATGCGCATCAGTCACGAAACCATCTATCGGTGGATCTATTCAGATGCCGCCCGGGGTGGAGATCTCTACCGTCATTTGCGGCGATGTCACAGGAGGCGCAGACGACAAAAACGGTACGGTTCCGGAAGACGCTTTATCCCGGAACGTATCTCCATAGACCAGAGGCCTCCTATCGTAGAAACCAGAGAGCGCTTCGGAGACTGGGAGGGGGACAGTATGGAGGGAGGCAAAGGTACAGGCTGTCTTGCCACATATGTTGAACGAAAATGCCGTTATCTGTTAACGGCAAAGCTTACGGACAAGAAGGCGTTGACCATGACGGAACAAAGTATTCAATCTTTCAGGAAAACTCCCCGGGCACTTCGCCGAACCCTGACCGTCGATAACGGCAAAGAGTTTTCACGCTTCAAGGAACTGGAAAACAAAACCGGACTGAAAGTCTATTTTGCCGATCCCTATGCCGCCTGGCAGCGGGGTACCAATGAAAATACCAACGGCCTTCTGAGACAGTACTTTCCGAAGGGAACTGATTTTCGGAAGATCTCGGAAAAAGACATTGCAATAGTTGTGAAAAA from the Syntrophorhabdaceae bacterium genome contains:
- a CDS encoding IS30 family transposase, with product MPYHHLTIEERYVISHLKVAGFSLREIGRRLGRHHVTISREIARNGPEYPEDVYWYDFTHPRAIEKRHKARHHRRKSQDGLRAYIEIKIRLDWSPEAIAARLKFEYPDDEGMRISHETIYRWIYSDAARGGDLYRHLRRCHRRRRRQKRYGSGRRFIPERISIDQRPPIVETRERFGDWEGDSMEGGKGTGCLATYVERKCRYLLTAKLTDKKALTMTEQSIQSFRKTPRALRRTLTVDNGKEFSRFKELENKTGLKVYFADPYAAWQRGTNENTNGLLRQYFPKGTDFRKISEKDIAIVVKKLNNRPRKCLNYRTPHEVYRQALRGAL